GCCGACCACCGTCGCCGGGGCCGTCGGCGAGCTGCGCGACCTCGCGGCCGCCGTCGGCGACCTGCCGGGGGCGGCGGCCCTTGACGCCGAGCTGGTCGCCGCCGTGGCCGACGCCTACCGCCGCCAGCCGGCCCGCCGCGTCCGCTACGCCTGTCCGGTCTGGCGCGACCCGTGGCTGTGGCTGGGCCGCCGGACCTATGCGGCCGACCTGCTGGGCCTGGCCGGGGGCGAGCCGGTGCTGGACGACCCCGCCACCCGCTACCCGAAGCTCGACCCGGCGGAGCTGGCCGCCCGCGCCCCCGAGGTGGTGCTGCTTCCCTCCGAGCCGTACGAGTTCGGCCAGGCCGACGCCGACGAGGTGGCCGCCGCCTTCGCCGGGACCCGGGTCGAGCTGGCCGACGGCCGCGCCCTCACCTGGTACGGCCCGCGCATCCCGGCCGCCCTGGCCAGCTTCCGCGAGCTCCTGGGTGGGGCGCCGTGAGCGGCGAGCACCTCACCGACGGCTGGGAGCCGGACCTGCCGGTCGGCGACACGCTGCTGCGGCGGTTCCTGTTCAACCTGGCCGCCTTCCACGAGGTGCCGGCCGTCGCGGCCGGGGGCAGGGTGCTGCGCCGCGACGACTTCGTCGCCGCCGATCTGGGCC
The sequence above is drawn from the Actinomycetota bacterium genome and encodes:
- a CDS encoding helical backbone metal receptor; translated protein: MRHVTDARGTSVALPDRVGRVVSLVPSLTEWLVVTGVGERLVGVTDWCVEPAGALEGLTRVRGTKNPDLAAIRGLEPDLVVANAEENRKLDVQRLEAGGLAVFVTMPTTVAGAVGELRDLAAAVGDLPGAAALDAELVAAVADAYRRQPARRVRYACPVWRDPWLWLGRRTYAADLLGLAGGEPVLDDPATRYPKLDPAELAARAPEVVLLPSEPYEFGQADADEVAAAFAGTRVELADGRALTWYGPRIPAALASFRELLGGAP